GACATTCGGTATCAGGTGGCGGAAAATACGTCTGGACACGCTGATGCCGCAGGCTTCCGTCGCCGTCATAAATTCCTGCTCACGCAGGGAGAGAATCTGCCCGCGCACCATACGCGCCGTGCCCGGCCAGCCCAGAATACCCAGAATCAGCATCAGATACAGCATACGTATCTGCGGGTCCACGCGCATACCGTCCATCGCCGCACCGAGGATAATGATGACCGGCATCGAGGGGATGCAGTAAAAAATATCTACGATACGCATTATCAGATTGTCGATCCAGCCGCCGAAATAACCGGCAACGCCGCCCAGAAGGATTCCCAGGACGGTAGAGATAATTACAACGATAAATCCGACGATCAGCGAAACCCTGCCGCCGTACATCAGACGTGTGAGCATATCCATACCGTTTCTGTCGGTGCCGAGCCAGTGCTCCTTCGACGGGAAGGAATAGGTATCAAACACCTGCGTGGAGGTCTCCTGCATAACCGACCAGATTTTTGTCGCAGCGTCGTAGGAAAGCGTGTACTCCGCCGCCTCCCCGCCCTCTTCCGCAAAGGTAAATTCCTCTTCGCCGGTGCCGAGCGCCTCAATCAGGCTCTCGCGGAATTCATTGCTCACATTGACGTTTCCGCTCTTCGACTGGATAACATAGCGGCTGCACACAGCCACGGATTCCCCGTTCTGCGTGACCATACCGTCCTCGCTCACTTCGTAATCCTGTCCGTCCGCCGAAAATTCGCCGCCGCCCTGTGCGAGCGCGAGCAGCGCGCCGTACTGGAATTCCGGCGTAAAGGTCGTGCTGCTGTCCTCGGCGCTCACAATATCAAGATATGCGGCTCCGATGACCTTATCGCCGTCCTTGATGGAGTAAAGACCGTCGCTCTCTTTGATA
This is a stretch of genomic DNA from Marvinbryantia formatexigens DSM 14469. It encodes these proteins:
- a CDS encoding ABC transporter permease yields the protein MSEEIKNTNAGGEEQYSLNDDRRVKVLSPGAMVAKRFFRNRLAVTGMVILIAMFLFSFVGGLISPYGQDQVFYRRENIKKEYVGVTENTEFRYLQLDEAYGTVAQAMTVLAIQQEKDSITATGGTYDVIKESDGLYSIKDGDKVIGAAYLDIVSAEDSSTTFTPEFQYGALLALAQGGGEFSADGQDYEVSEDGMVTQNGESVAVCSRYVIQSKSGNVNVSNEFRESLIEALGTGEEEFTFAEEGGEAAEYTLSYDAATKIWSVMQETSTQVFDTYSFPSKEHWLGTDRNGMDMLTRLMYGGRVSLIVGFIVVIISTVLGILLGGVAGYFGGWIDNLIMRIVDIFYCIPSMPVIIILGAAMDGMRVDPQIRMLYLMLILGILGWPGTARMVRGQILSLREQEFMTATEACGISVSRRIFRHLIPNVIPQLIVISTMSLGSTIITESTLSFLGLGVKFPFASWGNIINDVSNSFVLTTYWFIWIPAGICLMLTVLAFNFVGDGLRDAFDPRMKR